Proteins encoded in a region of the Leopardus geoffroyi isolate Oge1 chromosome E2, O.geoffroyi_Oge1_pat1.0, whole genome shotgun sequence genome:
- the ZNF568 gene encoding zinc finger protein 568 isoform X14 codes for MLENYSNLVTVGYQVTKPDVIFKLEQEEEPWVVEEEMLGRHCPEVWEVDEQQIKKQQEALVRKVTSISKKTLIKENVIECKKVTKIFPLNSDIITSRPNIYECDSFDKDLEHNLDLLSYDKDCIREENYEYNKYRKPFYPCSSHVLTPFKCNQCGQDFSHRFDLIRHERIHAGEKPYECKECGKAFSRKENLITHQKIHTGEKPYKCNECGKAFIQMSNLIRHQRIHTGEKPYACKDCWKAFSQKSNLIEHERIHTGEKPYECKECGKSFSQKQNLIEHEKIHTGEKPYACNECGRAFSRMSSVTLHMRSHTGEKPYKCNKCGKAFSQCSVFIIHMRSHTGEKPYVCSECGKAFSQSSSLTVHMRNHTAEKPYECNECGKAFSRKENLITHQKIHTGEKPYECNECGKAFIQMSNLIRHQRIHTGEKPYACAVCGKAFSQKSNLTEHEKIHTGEKPYHCNQCGKAFSQRQNLLEHEKIHTGEKPFKCNECGKAFSRISSLTLHVRSHTGEKPYECNKCGKAFSQCSLLIIHMRSHTGEKPFECNECGKAFSQRASLSIHKRGHTGEKRRVY; via the coding sequence AAGTTTGGGAAGTTGATGAACAACAGATCAAGAAGCAACAGGAAGCACTTGTGAGGAAAGTCACATCCATCTCCAAGAAAACTCTGATTAAGGAAAATGTCATTGAATgtaaaaaagttacaaaaatatttcctttgaacTCAGATATTATTACTTCAAGACCAAACATCTATGAATGTGACTCATTTGATAAAGATTTGGAACATAATTTAGACTTACTTAGTTATGATAAGGACTGTATAAGAGAggaaaattatgaatataataaatacaggAAGCCATTTTACCCTTGCTCATCCCATGTTCTAACCCCCTTTAAGTGTAATCAGTGTGGACAAGACTTCAGTCATAGATTTGACCTCATCAGACATGAGAGAATTCATgctggagagaaaccctacgagtgtaaggaatgtggaaaagccttcagcAGGAAGGAAAATCTTATTACACATCAAAAAATTCATACTGGGGAGAAAccatataaatgtaatgaatgtggaaaagcttTCATTCAGATGTCAAACCTTATTAGACACCAGAGAATTCATACAGGGGAGAAACCTTATGCATGTAAGGATTGTTGGAAAGCCTTCAGTCAGAAATCAAATCTCATTGAACAcgagagaattcatactggagaaaagCCCTATGAATGTAAAGAATGCGGAAAATCCTTCAGCCAGAAGCAAAATCTTATTGAACACGAGAAAATTCATACTGGGGAGAAACCTTATGCATGTAATGAATGTGGTAGAGCCTTTTCTCGAATGTCATCTGTTACTCTACACATGAGAAGTCACACAGGGGAAAAACcctataaatgtaataaatgtggaaaagccttctcTCAATGTTCAGTGTTTATTATACATATGAGAAGTCATACAGGTGAGAAACCCTATGTAtgtagtgaatgtgggaaagcatTCTCTCAAAGTTCATCCCTTACTGTACATATGAGAAATCATACAGctgagaaaccctatgaatgtaacgagtgtggaaaagccttcagcaggaaagaaaatctcaTTACACATCAGAaaattcacactggagagaaaccgtatgaatgtaatgaatgtgggaaagcttttaTTCAGATGTCAAACCTCATTAGAcaccagagaattcatactggtgagaaaccttaTGCATGTGCAgtatgtgggaaagcctttagtcAGAAATCAAATCTCACTGAACATGAGAaaattcatactggagaaaaacctTATCATTGTAATCAatgtggaaaagctttcagtcaGAGACAAAATCTCCTCGAACATGAAAaaattcacactggagagaaaccatttaaatgtaatgaatgtggtaAAGCCTTCTCTCGAATCTCGTCCCTTACTCTTCATGTGAGAAgtcatacaggagagaaaccttatgaatgtaataaatgtggaaaagccttctcTCAATGCTCATTACTTATTATACATATGAGAagtcatactggtgagaaaccctttgaatgtaatgaatgtgggaaagcatTCTCTCAAAGAGCATCCCTTTCTATACATAAGAGAGGTCATACAGGTGAGAAACGCCGAGTGTACTAA